Proteins from a single region of Hordeum vulgare subsp. vulgare chromosome 6H, MorexV3_pseudomolecules_assembly, whole genome shotgun sequence:
- the LOC123401243 gene encoding uncharacterized protein LOC123401243 — protein MDPTEPRWRMNSSFSPPSRGWDCMYSSDGLPHRTPDAPHDHPPYVSSLSSHSKGSRSAFGSDQYLNHHHSVSDGALSYFGSPVDSLQAPRWTPSLQRFDLGEFSTPAGGPKPESSDLQSSERHLTAVSSFSSASPFSETSQLASSGKRPASHLPRNHLGRRSFMSTPVYPLVFRNPVSEAEASGVAEASNAGRTTPSDDSLASPVWRRSLASPELKFHDTLSELRKMEASPEPNTSSRREGFRWSSASSYDFGYDGDAIDISDHISIDSQRSPTSSASFLKCGLCERFLRQKSPWSSNRIVRNTNMPVAAVLPCRHVFHADCLEESTPKSEAHEPPCPLCTRAPDSEGCVSFSEPLHVALRSARRNHGIRFSSGDAGGSSSSANPSRTDHALKRNQSALAPARSGSLFRNRFKKQFPFKGRLGKDLFGGRVFRKAGSSSSSGGQKDDRRQPPAANKPDQSME, from the exons ATGGATCCTACAGAGCCTCGTTGGCGGATGAATTCGAGCTTCTCTCCTCCGTCGCGGGGATGGGACTGCATGTACTCATCAGACGGATTGCCTCATAGGACTCCTGATGCTCCACACGATCATCCACCTTATGTGTCATCACTATCATCTCATAGTAAAGGAAGTAGAAGTGCATTTGGCAGTGACCAGTACCTGAATCACCACCATTCTGTATCTGATGGAGCACTTTCTTATTTTGGTAGTCCTGTTGACAGCCTTCAGGCTCCACGCTGGACACCCTCTCTGCAAAGATTTGATCTTGGCGAGTTCTCTACTCCTGCAGGAG GACCAAAACCTGAAAGTTCCGATCTCCAATCCAGCGAG AGACATTTAACTGCTGTGAGCAGTTTCAGTTCTGCCTCCCCATTCTCAGAAACAAGTCAGCTGGCATCTTCTGGTAAACGACCAGCTTCACATCTACCTCGCAATCATCTGGGAAGGCGATCTTTTATGTCAACACCAGTCTACCCTCTAGTCTTCCGCAATCCAGTGTCAGAAGCAGAAGCCTCGGGGGTGGCTGAGGCTAGTAATGCTGGGCGTACCACACCAAGTGATGACAGCCTGGCTTCTCCTGTGTGGCGGCGCAGTTTGGCGAGTCCTGAACTCAAGTTCCATGACACACTGAGTGAACTCCGGAAGATGGAGGCTTCTCCCGAACCAAACACGAGCTCTAGGAGGGAAGGATTCAGATGGAGCAGCGCTAGCAGCTATGATTTTGGATATGATGGAGATGCCATTGACATTTCAGACCATATCAGCATTGACTCCCAAAGATCCCCAACAAGTTCAGCGAGTTTCCTGAAATGTGGTTTATGCGAGAGATTCCTCAGGCAGAAGTCGCCATGGAGCTCAAACCGGATAGTTCGAAATACCAACATGCCAGTAGCAGCAGTCCTTCCATGCCGACACGTCTTCCACGCAGACTGCCTGGAGGAAAGTACTCCGAAGAGCGAAGCCCATGAACCACCTTGCCCACTGTGCACGCGAGCTCCTGACAGTGAAGGATGCGTATCATTCTCGGAGCCTCTTCACGTCGCCCTCAGATCCGCCCGCAGGAACCATGGCATCAGGTTTTCTTCAGGTGACGCGggtggtagcagcagcagcgcGAACCCTTCCCGCACCGACCATGCGCTGAAGAGAAATCAGTCTGCGCTCGCGCCAGCGCGCAGCGGCTCGCTGTTCCGGAACCGTTTCAAGAAGCAGTTCCCCTTCAAGGGGAGGCTCGGCAAGGACCTCTTTGGTGGCAGGGTTTTCAGGAAGGCCGGCTCGTCTTCGTCTTCCGGGGGCCAAAAGGACGACCGTCGTCAGCCGCCAGCAGCTAATAAGCCTGACCAATCCATGGAGTAA